ATTTAATTTTTCTTGAGGAGAGGCGTTTAGAATGACAAACCAATATCGTAGTGTTTTTGATATTATTGGACCGATTATGATAGGACCTTCTAGTTCACATACTGCTGGTGCTGTGGCGATCGGACACGTTGCCAATCGACTTTTCCATGCGCCAATTAAAAAGGTGATTGTGCGCTATTATGAATCTTTTGCACAGACCCACCAAGGACATGGGACCGATTATGCCATTATTAGTGGTGTGTTAGGATTCGATCCTGCTGATCAACGGGTACCAATGGCGGTCGATTTAGCACGTCGTCAGGGAATTGAAGTTGAATTCATTGAAGATCCTGGTGATAGCCCAGTTAATCATCCCAATACTGCTGAATTAACCCTTATTAATTCACAAAAATCATTAACGATTTGGGGTTGTTCGATTGGTGGTGGGACCATTGAGATTCGGAAGGTTGATTTAAATGGGATTATCTTCCAACCAGACGGCCCGCTACCTATTATTTTTGTCGAAGCTGACCAAGAGATTGGGACTGCTTTGGACCACATCTTCAAGGATAATTATCGTGACGAACGCATCTCAGTTCGGGTACCAGGTCGGTTCTTGTATAAATTAGAGTTACTTGATAAGCCTTATCCAGAACAGGTTGAACAGGTTCGTGGTATGAGTAAAGATATGATTGT
This DNA window, taken from Latilactobacillus sakei, encodes the following:
- the sdaAB gene encoding L-serine ammonia-lyase, iron-sulfur-dependent, subunit beta, with protein sequence MTNQYRSVFDIIGPIMIGPSSSHTAGAVAIGHVANRLFHAPIKKVIVRYYESFAQTHQGHGTDYAIISGVLGFDPADQRVPMAVDLARRQGIEVEFIEDPGDSPVNHPNTAELTLINSQKSLTIWGCSIGGGTIEIRKVDLNGIIFQPDGPLPIIFVEADQEIGTALDHIFKDNYRDERISVRVPGRFLYKLELLDKPYPEQVEQVRGMSKDMIVL